A stretch of the Candidatus Binatia bacterium genome encodes the following:
- a CDS encoding Crp/Fnr family transcriptional regulator → MPNPVAGGRSSAALKQEVLAKVPFIDEASTELRNALAENAVVVRLRAGEYFLREGDSCAHFAVVASGKMRVFKLGENGHEITLYHVGAGEACPLNVSCILSDTPVPAMACVEEDVEAIVVPAATFRRWIAEHESLRSFVFRMFAGRLTEVMSLVEEVAFRRMDQRLAGRLAELFESGGPGGSVEITHAELAANLGTAREVVSRLLKEFERLDAIRLQRGKIFVRNIGLLRTLAERGEA, encoded by the coding sequence ATGCCGAATCCGGTCGCCGGCGGCCGCTCGTCGGCCGCGCTGAAGCAGGAAGTGCTGGCCAAGGTTCCCTTCATCGACGAGGCCTCGACCGAGCTGCGGAACGCGCTCGCGGAGAACGCCGTCGTGGTGCGGCTGCGCGCGGGCGAGTACTTCCTGCGCGAGGGCGACTCGTGCGCCCACTTCGCCGTGGTCGCGAGCGGCAAGATGCGGGTCTTCAAGCTGGGGGAGAACGGCCACGAGATCACGCTCTATCACGTCGGCGCGGGAGAGGCCTGTCCGCTCAACGTCTCCTGCATCCTGTCCGATACGCCGGTGCCCGCCATGGCCTGCGTCGAGGAGGACGTCGAGGCGATCGTCGTTCCGGCCGCCACGTTCCGGCGCTGGATCGCCGAGCACGAATCGCTTCGCTCCTTCGTCTTCCGTATGTTCGCCGGACGCCTCACCGAAGTCATGTCCCTGGTCGAAGAGGTCGCGTTTCGCCGCATGGATCAGCGGCTCGCGGGTCGCCTGGCCGAGCTGTTCGAGAGCGGTGGGCCGGGGGGTTCGGTCGAGATCACGCACGCCGAGCTCGCCGCCAATCTCGGCACCGCGCGCGAAGTGGTGAGCCGGCTGCTCAAGGAATTCGAGCGGCTGGACGCGATCCGGCTCCAGCGGGGAAAGATCTTCGTGCGGAACATCGGGCTTCTTCGCACGCTGGCCGAGCGGGGCGAAGCGTAG
- a CDS encoding prolyl oligopeptidase family serine peptidase gives MALVLSIPALPHAAASAAPASKTPRHAASARRAALPRLPHAPKRTVFDTYWGVKVPDDYRYMERASDPGVMKWVKGQNAYTRSWLDGHRERAEIQKRVAALSRSDSPDFYSGSWAGGRYFFLEEKPPKQQPFLVAMRSLSDRAGETTVVDPNALDASGGTTIDFYVPSLDGRLAAVSLSKNGTEDGTLHVYETETGRARDDVIPRVNGGTAGGSATWNGDGTGLYYTRYPAPGERPQADLPFYQQIWFHKLGTPLSSDTYVLGREFPKIAEVALATSRDGRWILADVSNGDGGEHEYWLMAPGGAWSQVSKFRDGLIAAHLGQDGALYALSRAGAPNKKILRIPLDRPHLDAARVVVPETENAIESFTPAASRLYVREMVGGPTQLRVYDLSGKALGVVAMPEPASIGGAVVTEGDDAMVRVQSYTRPPATYAMAGGSTRLTPTALAQTSPADFSDCEVRREFATADDGAKIPVNILLRKGTPRDGSAPLLLYGYGSYGLSETPYFRASIRAWIEQGGIYVDASVRGGGEFGDAWHDAARLGTKKRSMDDFAACARYLVREGYTTRDRLAIEGGSAGGLLVYGTVVHHPDVMGAAVAEVGYGDVLRTESSPNGEFNTTEFGTVKDSTLFRQMFAYSPYHHVKSGTAYPSVLALTGVNDPRVESWETYKMVARLQASGTRRPVLMRVSYDSGHIGSSLSEEDRQNADVFQFLFDQLGVTYRPVKEAERPKSAKPSL, from the coding sequence ATGGCTCTCGTTCTCTCGATCCCGGCGCTTCCGCACGCTGCCGCTTCGGCCGCCCCGGCATCGAAGACCCCACGGCACGCCGCCAGCGCGCGCCGCGCGGCGCTGCCGCGCCTGCCTCACGCTCCGAAGCGCACCGTTTTCGATACCTACTGGGGCGTCAAGGTCCCGGACGACTACCGCTACATGGAGCGCGCTTCCGATCCCGGGGTGATGAAGTGGGTCAAGGGCCAGAACGCGTATACCCGCTCGTGGCTGGACGGGCACCGGGAGCGCGCGGAGATCCAGAAGCGGGTGGCGGCCCTCAGCCGCTCCGACTCCCCGGACTTCTACAGCGGGAGCTGGGCCGGAGGCCGCTACTTCTTCCTCGAGGAGAAGCCCCCGAAGCAGCAGCCGTTCCTGGTCGCGATGCGATCCCTCTCCGACCGCGCCGGGGAAACGACGGTGGTCGATCCGAACGCGCTGGATGCTTCGGGGGGGACGACGATCGACTTCTACGTTCCGTCGCTGGATGGCCGGCTCGCCGCGGTCTCTCTTTCCAAGAACGGCACCGAAGACGGCACGCTCCACGTCTACGAAACCGAAACCGGACGCGCGCGGGATGACGTGATCCCGCGCGTGAACGGCGGCACGGCCGGGGGGAGCGCCACCTGGAACGGGGATGGCACGGGCCTCTACTACACGCGCTATCCCGCACCGGGCGAGCGACCCCAAGCCGATCTGCCGTTCTACCAGCAGATCTGGTTCCACAAGCTCGGGACGCCGCTTTCGTCCGACACCTACGTGCTGGGGCGGGAGTTCCCGAAGATCGCCGAGGTGGCTCTGGCGACCAGCCGGGACGGGCGGTGGATCCTGGCCGACGTGAGCAACGGCGACGGCGGCGAGCACGAGTACTGGCTGATGGCGCCCGGCGGCGCGTGGAGCCAGGTCTCGAAGTTCCGGGACGGACTCATCGCCGCCCACCTCGGCCAGGACGGGGCGCTCTACGCGCTCTCGCGGGCGGGGGCCCCGAACAAGAAGATCCTCCGCATCCCTCTCGACCGGCCGCACCTCGACGCCGCGCGCGTGGTCGTGCCCGAGACGGAGAACGCGATCGAATCGTTCACGCCCGCGGCGTCGCGCCTCTACGTGCGTGAGATGGTCGGCGGCCCGACCCAGCTGCGCGTGTACGACCTGAGCGGCAAGGCCCTCGGCGTGGTCGCGATGCCCGAGCCCGCGTCGATCGGCGGGGCGGTCGTGACGGAGGGCGACGACGCGATGGTGCGTGTGCAGAGCTACACGCGGCCTCCGGCGACCTACGCCATGGCCGGCGGCTCGACCCGGCTCACGCCGACGGCGCTGGCGCAGACCTCCCCGGCCGACTTCAGCGACTGCGAAGTCCGGCGCGAGTTCGCGACGGCCGACGACGGCGCGAAGATCCCCGTCAACATCCTCCTCCGGAAGGGAACGCCCCGGGACGGAAGCGCTCCGCTCCTGCTCTACGGATACGGGAGCTACGGCTTGAGCGAGACCCCCTACTTCCGCGCGTCGATCCGAGCCTGGATCGAGCAGGGCGGGATCTACGTCGACGCGAGCGTCCGCGGGGGCGGCGAGTTCGGGGACGCCTGGCACGACGCCGCGCGCCTCGGGACGAAGAAGCGCTCGATGGACGATTTCGCCGCGTGCGCGCGCTACCTGGTGCGGGAGGGGTACACCACGCGCGACCGTCTCGCGATCGAGGGGGGCAGCGCGGGGGGGCTCCTCGTCTACGGCACGGTCGTCCACCATCCCGACGTGATGGGAGCGGCCGTGGCCGAGGTCGGCTACGGCGACGTCCTGCGCACGGAGTCCTCGCCCAACGGCGAGTTCAACACGACCGAGTTCGGGACGGTCAAGGACTCGACCCTCTTCCGTCAGATGTTCGCCTACTCGCCGTACCACCACGTGAAATCGGGTACCGCCTATCCCTCGGTGCTCGCGCTCACTGGGGTGAACGACCCGCGCGTCGAATCGTGGGAGACCTACAAGATGGTCGCGCGGCTCCAGGCCTCGGGGACGCGCCGTCCGGTGCTGATGCGCGTGAGCTACGATTCCGGGCACATCGGGAGCTCGTTGTCCGAGGAGGACCGGCAGAACGCCGACGTCTTCCAGTTCCTCTTCGACCAGCTGGGCGTGACCTATCGCCCCGTGAAGGAAGCCGAGCGGCCGAAGAGCGCCAAACCCAGTCTCTAG
- a CDS encoding lmo0937 family membrane protein produces the protein MLRILAVLLLVLWLVGMLAFKTLGAIVHLFLVLAIVLFLVGLLRGRRAV, from the coding sequence ATGCTTCGAATTCTTGCCGTTCTGCTCCTGGTCCTCTGGCTGGTCGGGATGCTCGCGTTCAAGACCCTGGGCGCCATCGTGCACCTGTTCCTGGTCCTGGCGATCGTCCTGTTCCTTGTCGGCTTGTTACGGGGCCGCCGGGCTGTCTGA
- a CDS encoding arginine deiminase family protein, which produces MEPPEPVIAAAVVRPPGPTFAQGITRAGLGPPDLERALAQHAAYAAALEAAGVRLVRLPPDPAHPDSTFVEDTAVILGREAILTLPGAESRRGEVDPMRAALLPLVASLEAIEPPGTLDGGDVLETDRGFLIGLSERTNEAGARRLAAWLAARGRAAHLVAVGGLPGILHLKTGISWIDGGTVAAVGPLAAAARALGLDVIPVEPEEAYAANAIRVNGRVLIPSGAPRLERRLRERGCAVVTLDMSEFEKMDGGLSCLSLRLPAGG; this is translated from the coding sequence ATGGAACCCCCGGAACCCGTCATCGCCGCGGCCGTCGTCCGGCCGCCCGGACCGACCTTCGCCCAGGGTATCACCCGGGCCGGGCTCGGACCGCCCGACCTGGAACGGGCGCTCGCGCAGCACGCCGCCTACGCCGCCGCGCTGGAAGCGGCGGGCGTGCGCCTGGTCCGCCTGCCCCCCGATCCGGCGCACCCCGATTCCACGTTCGTCGAGGACACCGCGGTGATCCTGGGGCGTGAGGCGATCCTGACCCTTCCCGGCGCGGAGAGCCGCCGCGGGGAAGTCGACCCGATGCGCGCGGCGCTCCTCCCGCTCGTCGCGTCGCTCGAGGCGATCGAGCCCCCCGGCACGCTGGATGGAGGGGACGTGCTCGAGACCGACCGCGGCTTCCTGATCGGGCTCTCGGAGCGGACGAACGAAGCGGGCGCGCGCCGCCTCGCGGCCTGGCTCGCGGCCCGAGGCCGCGCCGCGCATCTCGTGGCCGTCGGAGGGCTGCCCGGCATCCTCCATCTGAAGACCGGGATCTCCTGGATCGACGGCGGCACGGTCGCGGCGGTCGGGCCGCTCGCGGCGGCGGCGCGCGCGCTCGGCCTCGACGTGATCCCGGTCGAGCCGGAGGAGGCTTACGCCGCGAACGCCATCCGGGTCAACGGCCGCGTGCTGATTCCGTCGGGAGCGCCGAGGCTGGAGCGGCGCCTGCGCGAGCGCGGATGCGCCGTCGTGACCCTCGACATGTCCGAATTTGAAAAGATGGACGGCGGGCTCTCGTGCCTGTCGCTCCGGCTGCCTGCCGGAGGGTGA
- the nagB gene encoding glucosamine-6-phosphate deaminase: protein MLEDPERIPVVVSASYDEVAVRIARRIGEILRARRAAGRSAVLGLATGSTPIGVYRELIRMHREEGLDWSHVKTFNLDEYYPMAPDSYHSYHRFMWENLFAHVNIPRENVHIPRGDVPRDQVEAHCREYERAIAEAGGIDFQILGIGQTGHIGFNEPGSSVASRTRLVVLDTITRRVAAADFFGAENVPTEAITMGVATILDAREIALIATGEHKAAVVKRAVEGEVDRSVAATYLQRHPNATFHLDPAAAAELTRVKTPWLLHEVEWTPALAIVAVVWLARETGKSVLKLDDVDYREHRLGTLLTRYGSSGALNGVVFNALGAKVRGRSRLPRGQRIVVFSPHPDDDVISAGGILWKLRQNENDITIAYQTSGNIAVFDHEVRRYLDFARRLTADFHPGADGFLGFLDDVETSLARKRPGDVDPEPVLQIKRRIREVEAVSAVETLRFRREETRFLNLPFYETGKVRKDPIGERDVEIVLEVLEERRPEILLVAGDLSDPHGTHRMCLDAVDQALLRYSGPAPEVWLYRGAWQEWSVTEADLLVPMSEEELRLKISAIFKHQSQKDRAPFPGVDEREFWERVEERNKATAAVVDQLGLPEYFAMEALVVRPPAAALVPAPTAP from the coding sequence ATGCTCGAAGATCCCGAACGGATTCCCGTCGTCGTCTCCGCCTCCTACGACGAGGTCGCGGTCCGCATCGCCCGCCGGATCGGCGAGATCCTGCGCGCGCGCCGGGCCGCCGGCCGGAGCGCCGTCCTCGGCCTGGCCACCGGCTCGACGCCGATCGGCGTCTACCGCGAGCTGATCCGGATGCATCGCGAAGAGGGGCTCGACTGGTCCCACGTGAAGACCTTCAACCTCGACGAGTACTACCCGATGGCGCCGGACAGCTATCACAGCTACCACCGGTTCATGTGGGAGAACCTCTTCGCGCACGTGAACATCCCCCGTGAGAACGTGCACATTCCGCGCGGCGACGTGCCCCGCGACCAGGTCGAGGCGCACTGCCGCGAGTACGAGCGCGCCATCGCCGAGGCGGGCGGCATCGACTTCCAGATCCTCGGCATCGGCCAGACCGGGCACATCGGCTTCAACGAGCCCGGATCGAGCGTGGCCTCCCGCACCCGCCTGGTCGTGCTCGACACGATCACGCGACGGGTGGCCGCGGCCGACTTCTTCGGCGCCGAGAACGTGCCCACGGAGGCGATCACGATGGGGGTGGCGACCATCCTCGACGCGCGCGAGATCGCCCTGATCGCCACCGGCGAGCACAAGGCGGCCGTCGTGAAGCGCGCCGTCGAGGGCGAGGTGGACCGGTCGGTCGCGGCCACCTACCTGCAGCGGCACCCCAACGCCACCTTCCACCTGGATCCGGCCGCCGCGGCCGAGCTCACGCGCGTGAAGACCCCCTGGCTCCTCCACGAGGTGGAATGGACGCCGGCGCTCGCGATCGTTGCGGTGGTGTGGCTGGCCCGGGAGACGGGCAAGTCGGTGCTCAAGCTGGACGACGTGGACTATCGCGAGCACCGGCTCGGCACCCTCCTCACCCGTTACGGCTCCTCCGGCGCCTTGAACGGCGTGGTGTTCAATGCGCTCGGCGCCAAGGTGCGCGGGCGGAGCCGGCTCCCGCGCGGGCAGCGGATCGTGGTCTTCTCGCCCCATCCGGACGACGACGTGATCTCGGCGGGGGGAATCCTCTGGAAGCTCCGGCAGAATGAGAACGACATCACGATCGCCTATCAAACGTCGGGGAACATCGCCGTCTTCGACCACGAGGTGCGGCGCTACCTGGATTTCGCGCGGCGGCTGACGGCCGACTTCCATCCGGGCGCGGACGGTTTTCTCGGCTTCCTGGACGACGTCGAGACCTCGCTCGCGCGCAAGCGCCCCGGGGACGTGGATCCCGAGCCGGTGCTTCAGATCAAGCGGCGGATCCGCGAGGTGGAGGCGGTCTCCGCGGTCGAGACGCTGCGCTTCCGCCGCGAGGAGACGCGCTTCCTGAACCTTCCCTTCTACGAGACCGGCAAGGTCCGGAAGGATCCGATCGGGGAGCGCGACGTCGAGATCGTGCTCGAGGTGCTGGAGGAGCGGCGGCCGGAGATCCTCCTCGTGGCCGGAGACCTCTCCGACCCGCACGGGACGCACCGCATGTGCCTCGACGCCGTGGACCAGGCGCTTCTCCGGTACTCCGGCCCGGCCCCCGAGGTGTGGCTCTACCGCGGCGCGTGGCAGGAGTGGTCGGTGACCGAGGCGGATCTCCTCGTGCCGATGTCGGAGGAGGAGCTGCGGCTCAAGATCAGCGCGATCTTCAAGCACCAGAGCCAGAAGGATCGCGCCCCCTTCCCCGGCGTGGACGAGCGGGAGTTCTGGGAGCGCGTCGAGGAGCGCAACAAGGCGACCGCCGCCGTCGTGGACCAGCTGGGGCTGCCCGAGTACTTCGCGATGGAGGCGCTGGTCGTGCGCCCCCCCGCCGCGGCCCTCGTTCCCGCCCCTACCGCGCCGTAG